In a single window of the Bradyrhizobium sp. ORS 285 genome:
- a CDS encoding AAA-associated domain-containing protein, whose protein sequence is MRDQVKNTSLIEIKSVSRMFPKGSGEDLVVLEKVDLTIRAGEIVGLLGRSGSGKSTLLRIIAGLVSPSSGEAKCRGEIIAGPPRGVAMVFQSFALFPWLTVLQNVELGLEALGIDSAERRKRALAAIDLIGLDGFESAFPKELSGGMRQRVGFARALVVHPDLLLMDEPFSALDVLTAETLRTDLVDLWTDGRLPIKSVLMVTHNIEEAVLMCDRVLVFSSNPGRVAAEFKIDLAHPRNRLDPAFRQLVDSLYARMTQRPEPKLPSTASAGVGMVLSHVSSNSISGLIEALAGEPYKGHADLPVLAGHLQLEVDEIFPLAEALQLLRFAHLSEGDLTLTEAGRRFADLETDDRKKLFAAHLMENVPLMGLIRRVLDDRPSHAAPAARFRIELEDYMSEQYADETLQTIVSWGRYAELFSYDEQSETFSLENPH, encoded by the coding sequence ATGCGCGACCAGGTCAAGAATACCTCGCTGATCGAGATCAAGAGCGTCAGCCGGATGTTCCCGAAAGGCAGCGGCGAGGATCTCGTCGTGCTGGAGAAGGTCGATCTCACCATCCGCGCCGGCGAGATCGTGGGCCTGCTGGGGCGCTCCGGCTCGGGCAAGTCGACCTTGCTGCGCATCATCGCGGGCCTGGTGTCGCCGTCATCGGGCGAAGCCAAATGCCGCGGCGAGATCATCGCCGGCCCACCGCGCGGCGTCGCCATGGTGTTCCAATCCTTCGCGCTGTTTCCCTGGCTGACGGTGCTGCAGAACGTCGAGCTCGGCCTGGAGGCGCTCGGCATCGACAGCGCCGAGCGGCGCAAGCGCGCGCTGGCCGCGATCGACCTGATCGGCCTCGACGGCTTCGAATCCGCCTTTCCGAAGGAGCTGTCCGGCGGCATGCGCCAGCGCGTCGGCTTCGCCCGCGCCCTCGTCGTGCATCCCGACCTGCTGCTGATGGACGAGCCGTTCTCCGCGCTCGACGTGTTGACCGCGGAGACCTTGCGCACCGACCTCGTCGATCTCTGGACCGACGGAAGGCTGCCGATCAAATCGGTGCTGATGGTGACGCACAACATCGAGGAGGCGGTGCTGATGTGCGATCGCGTGCTGGTGTTCTCCTCCAATCCCGGCCGCGTCGCCGCCGAGTTCAAGATCGACTTAGCCCATCCGCGCAACCGGCTCGATCCGGCGTTCCGCCAGCTCGTCGACAGCCTCTATGCCCGCATGACGCAGCGGCCCGAGCCGAAGCTGCCGAGCACCGCCAGCGCCGGCGTCGGCATGGTGCTCAGCCACGTCTCCTCGAACTCGATCTCCGGCCTGATCGAGGCGCTCGCCGGCGAGCCGTACAAGGGCCACGCCGACCTTCCCGTGCTCGCCGGTCACCTGCAGCTCGAAGTCGACGAAATCTTTCCGCTCGCCGAAGCGCTGCAACTGCTGCGCTTCGCGCATCTCAGCGAGGGCGATCTCACCCTGACCGAAGCCGGCCGCCGCTTCGCCGACCTCGAAACCGACGACCGAAAAAAACTGTTCGCCGCGCACCTGATGGAGAACGTGCCGCTGATGGGGCTGATCCGCCGCGTGCTCGACGACCGTCCCTCGCACGCAGCCCCCGCCGCCCGCTTCCGCATCGAGCTCGAGGACTACATGTCCGAGCAATATGCCGACGAGACCCTGCAGACCATCGTCTCCTGGGGCCGCTACGCCGAGCTGTTTTCCTACGACGAGCAGTCGGAGACCTTCAGCCTGGAGAACCCGCATTGA
- a CDS encoding ABC transporter permease subunit, translating to MLLQDIRTTVLREAVRPNIWDVVALIIVVGAMVLIVYGGEQTTLPLSALDTAPVSLDPSNLPLYALRTTLRMLLAIVCSLLFTFVYAALAAKSRRAEIVLIPLLDILQSVPILGFLTFTVVFFMNLFPGKVLGAELACVFAIFTSQAWNMTFSMYQSMRNVPKDLEEATRSFHLSGWQRFWRLDVPYAMPGLIWNAMMSMSGGWFFVVASEAITVGNTTVTLPGIGSYVALAIQQKDLAAIGAALLTMLLVITAYDQLLFRPIVAWADKFRFEQTASGNPPVSWMLDLFRRTRALRSISIPFAAINRSFSNLRLNWPQAWSAPVRHAPPSQLVDGLWLAVVILGCAYAGWKTYLYLSATLAPSDVLSALGYGLITLVRVAVLIALASLIWVPVGVWIGLRPKLAERIQPLAQFLAAFPANLAFPVFVVLIVRYGLDANVWLSPLMVLGTQWYILFNVIAGASAFPTDLREAAASLHLTGWRWWFKVVLPGVFPYYITGAITASGGSWNAAIVAEVASWGDTHLTASGLGAYIADATERGDFPRVVLGIAVMCILVTLFNRLLWRPLYAFGERRLRLG from the coding sequence ATGCTGCTTCAGGACATCAGGACCACCGTGCTGCGCGAGGCCGTGCGCCCCAACATCTGGGACGTCGTCGCGCTGATCATCGTGGTCGGTGCGATGGTGCTGATCGTCTATGGCGGCGAGCAGACCACGCTGCCGCTGTCGGCGCTCGACACCGCGCCGGTGTCGCTGGACCCGTCCAACCTGCCGCTCTATGCGCTACGCACGACGCTCCGCATGCTGCTCGCGATCGTCTGCTCGCTCCTCTTCACGTTCGTCTACGCGGCGCTCGCGGCGAAGAGCCGCCGCGCCGAGATCGTGCTGATCCCACTGCTCGACATCCTGCAATCGGTGCCGATCCTCGGCTTCCTGACCTTCACCGTCGTGTTCTTCATGAACCTGTTCCCGGGCAAAGTGCTGGGCGCCGAGCTCGCCTGCGTGTTCGCGATCTTCACCAGCCAGGCCTGGAACATGACCTTCAGCATGTACCAGTCGATGCGCAACGTGCCGAAGGACCTGGAGGAGGCGACGCGCAGCTTCCACCTCTCCGGCTGGCAGCGCTTCTGGCGGCTCGACGTGCCCTATGCGATGCCCGGCCTGATCTGGAATGCGATGATGTCGATGTCCGGCGGCTGGTTCTTCGTCGTGGCGTCGGAGGCGATCACGGTCGGCAACACCACAGTCACTTTGCCCGGCATCGGCTCCTATGTCGCGCTCGCGATCCAGCAGAAGGATCTCGCCGCGATCGGCGCCGCACTGCTGACGATGCTGCTGGTGATCACGGCGTATGACCAGCTACTGTTCCGCCCGATCGTCGCCTGGGCCGACAAATTCCGCTTCGAGCAGACCGCGTCAGGCAATCCGCCTGTTTCATGGATGCTCGACCTGTTCCGGCGCACCCGCGCGCTGCGGTCGATCTCGATCCCGTTCGCGGCGATCAACCGCTCGTTCTCCAACCTGCGCCTGAACTGGCCGCAGGCCTGGAGCGCTCCGGTGCGCCACGCGCCGCCATCGCAGCTCGTCGACGGCCTCTGGCTCGCCGTGGTCATTCTCGGCTGCGCCTATGCCGGCTGGAAGACCTATCTCTATCTCTCGGCGACCCTGGCGCCGTCGGACGTTCTCTCTGCGCTCGGCTACGGCCTGATCACGCTGGTCCGCGTCGCCGTACTCATTGCGTTGGCCTCATTGATCTGGGTGCCGGTCGGCGTCTGGATCGGGCTGCGGCCCAAGCTCGCCGAGCGCATCCAGCCCTTGGCGCAATTCCTCGCCGCCTTCCCGGCCAACCTCGCGTTCCCCGTGTTCGTCGTGCTGATCGTGCGCTACGGACTGGACGCCAATGTCTGGCTCAGCCCGCTGATGGTCCTGGGCACGCAATGGTACATCCTGTTCAACGTCATCGCCGGCGCCAGCGCCTTCCCGACCGACCTGCGCGAGGCGGCGGCGAGCCTGCACCTCACCGGCTGGCGCTGGTGGTTCAAGGTCGTGCTGCCGGGTGTCTTCCCGTATTACATCACCGGCGCCATCACGGCCTCCGGCGGCTCGTGGAATGCGGCGATCGTCGCCGAGGTGGCGAGCTGGGGCGATACGCATCTGACGGCCTCAGGCCTCGGCGCCTATATCGCTGATGCCACCGAACGCGGCGACTTTCCGCGCGTGGTGCTCGGCATCGCCGTGATGTGCATTCTCGTCACTCTGTTCAACCGGCTGCTGTGGCGGCCGCTCTATGCCTTCGGCGAACGCCGGCTGCGGCTCGGCTGA
- a CDS encoding transposase — MTQIANGVAGIDVAKDKVDGCIRKLGVRQTFPSSSLGHRQLVALLRKHKVTKVVMEASGGYEREWAKALREAGIEVRIVDPKRVRSFALSAGRLAKNDTIDAEMIAWFAETFDEAPSQTYDAAREELAGLVKARKNLMDLKTRLQNQNEHVVPDWRRRPIPRC, encoded by the coding sequence ATGACACAGATCGCAAATGGTGTCGCTGGTATCGATGTGGCCAAGGACAAGGTGGACGGCTGCATTCGGAAACTCGGAGTACGGCAGACATTCCCGAGCAGTTCGCTTGGGCATCGCCAGTTGGTGGCCTTGCTTCGCAAGCACAAGGTGACCAAGGTCGTCATGGAGGCCAGCGGCGGCTATGAGCGCGAATGGGCCAAGGCGCTGCGCGAGGCCGGGATAGAGGTGCGGATCGTTGATCCCAAACGGGTTCGCAGCTTCGCCTTGTCGGCGGGGCGACTGGCGAAGAACGACACGATCGACGCGGAGATGATTGCCTGGTTCGCCGAGACGTTCGATGAGGCACCGAGCCAGACCTACGATGCTGCACGCGAGGAACTGGCGGGGCTGGTGAAAGCGCGCAAGAACCTGATGGATCTGAAAACCCGTTTGCAGAACCAGAACGAGCATGTTGTGCCGGATTGGCGCAGAAGGCCCATTCCCAGGTGTTGA
- a CDS encoding transposase codes for MAQKAHSQVLKTLAAQIAKLEAAIFARVKATPEFAERAEIIESVPGLAGMTSALLIAGAPELGKVSDRIAAALIGVAPYDDDSGKRRGERHIKGGRRWVRNGLFLPCLGAATQHNPVLKTYYEHLIAKGKEPKVALIACMRKLIIILNTMIARGEKWNPTQPRVAMN; via the coding sequence TTGGCGCAGAAGGCCCATTCCCAGGTGTTGAAGACGCTCGCGGCCCAGATTGCGAAGCTCGAGGCTGCGATCTTCGCCAGGGTCAAGGCGACGCCGGAATTTGCCGAGCGCGCCGAGATCATTGAAAGTGTGCCGGGGCTTGCCGGCATGACCTCCGCGCTCCTCATCGCAGGAGCGCCGGAACTCGGCAAGGTGAGTGATAGGATCGCCGCTGCCCTGATCGGTGTTGCCCCTTACGACGACGACAGCGGCAAGCGCCGAGGCGAGCGCCACATCAAGGGAGGTCGGCGCTGGGTGAGAAACGGCCTGTTCCTTCCCTGCCTCGGAGCAGCGACGCAGCATAATCCGGTGCTCAAGACCTACTATGAACACCTCATCGCCAAGGGCAAAGAGCCGAAAGTTGCCCTCATCGCCTGTATGCGCAAGCTGATCATCATCCTCAACACGATGATCGCCCGCGGCGAAAAATGGAATCCCACGCAGCCGCGCGTTGCGATGAACTGA
- a CDS encoding hemolysin family protein — translation MLSAELAIIVVLIVVNGLLSMSELAIVSSRPARLALLAEKGVSGARRALTLASDPGRFLSTVQIGITLVGVLSGAFSGATLGQRLTQTLLELGLSASVADIVGVGLVVTIITYATLIVGELVPKQVALRDPEAIAVRVAPAMQLLAKVSLPLVVLLDVSGKLILALLGRSGEAEEKVSEAEIHHLVREAETAGVLEPGEKEMIAGVMRLGDRPVGAIMTPRPEVDVVDLNDDPKTIRELLAKSPHSRLPVSDGERDRPIGVLQAKDLLAAYLRDETPDLRSLVREVPIIPSTVDARDVIAILKVAPVHMGLVHDEYGAFEGVVTAADILESIVGAFSSEEGPPEPACVRRDDGSLLVSGWMPLDEFADALAIEVPPHRGYHTVAGLVLQHFGSVPEVGQSFELDGWRFEIIDLDGRRIDKILATKLAPDGAEPNVG, via the coding sequence ATGCTGTCCGCCGAACTCGCCATCATCGTCGTCCTCATCGTCGTCAACGGACTGTTATCCATGTCCGAGCTGGCCATCGTGTCCTCGCGCCCCGCCCGGCTGGCGCTGCTGGCGGAAAAGGGCGTGTCCGGCGCGCGGCGGGCGCTGACCTTGGCCTCCGATCCCGGACGCTTCCTGTCGACCGTGCAGATCGGCATCACCCTGGTCGGCGTACTCTCCGGCGCCTTTTCCGGCGCCACGCTCGGCCAACGGCTGACGCAAACGCTGCTCGAGCTGGGATTGTCGGCCTCGGTCGCGGACATCGTCGGCGTCGGCCTCGTGGTCACCATCATCACGTATGCCACCCTGATCGTCGGCGAGCTCGTGCCGAAGCAGGTCGCGTTGCGTGATCCCGAGGCGATCGCGGTGCGGGTTGCGCCGGCGATGCAGCTGCTCGCCAAGGTCTCGCTCCCGCTGGTGGTCCTGCTGGATGTGTCCGGCAAGCTGATCCTGGCGCTGCTCGGGCGCTCCGGCGAGGCTGAGGAGAAGGTGTCTGAGGCCGAGATCCATCATCTCGTCCGCGAGGCCGAGACCGCCGGCGTGCTCGAGCCGGGCGAGAAGGAGATGATCGCTGGCGTGATGCGGCTCGGCGACCGCCCGGTCGGCGCCATCATGACGCCGCGCCCGGAGGTCGATGTCGTCGATCTCAACGATGACCCCAAAACGATCCGCGAGCTGCTCGCCAAGAGCCCCCATTCGCGCCTGCCCGTCTCAGACGGCGAGCGCGACCGCCCGATCGGCGTGCTGCAGGCCAAGGATCTGCTGGCGGCCTATTTGCGCGACGAGACGCCGGACTTGCGCAGCCTGGTGCGCGAAGTGCCGATCATCCCCTCGACCGTCGATGCTCGCGACGTCATCGCAATCCTGAAAGTGGCGCCGGTGCATATGGGCCTGGTCCACGATGAATACGGCGCATTCGAAGGTGTCGTGACGGCAGCCGACATTCTCGAATCCATCGTCGGCGCGTTCTCCTCGGAGGAAGGCCCACCTGAGCCCGCCTGCGTCCGCCGCGACGACGGTTCGCTGCTGGTCTCCGGCTGGATGCCACTCGACGAGTTCGCCGATGCCCTCGCCATCGAAGTGCCGCCGCATCGCGGCTATCACACCGTCGCGGGTCTGGTGCTACAGCACTTCGGCAGCGTGCCCGAGGTCGGCCAGAGTTTCGAGCTCGACGGCTGGCGCTTCGAAATCATCGACCTCGACGGCCGCCGCATCGACAAGATCCTGGCCACGAAGCTCGCGCCGGACGGCGCCGAGCCGAATGTGGGGTAG